A stretch of Strix aluco isolate bStrAlu1 chromosome 16, bStrAlu1.hap1, whole genome shotgun sequence DNA encodes these proteins:
- the KCNJ11 gene encoding ATP-sensitive inward rectifier potassium channel 11, translating into MLSRKGIIPEEYVLTRLAEDVPDHARYRARERRARFVGKNGACNVAHKNIREQGRFLQDVFTTLVDLKWPHTLLIFTMSFLCSWLLFGMVWWLIAFAHGDLDHSTRLQRDPGEGTAGAPAGFVPCVTSIHSFTSAFLFSIEVQVTIGFGGRMVTEECPAAILVLIVQNIVGLVINAIMLGCIFMKTSQAHRRAETLIFSKHAVIALREGKLCFMLRVGDLRKSMIISATIRMQVVKKTASLEGEVVPLNQIDIQMENPVGGNSIFLVSPLIIYHVIDKNSPLYDISPVNLHHHEDLEIIVILEGVVETTGITTQARTSYLADEILWGQRFVPIVAEEDGQYSVDYSKFGNTVKVPTPSCTARQLEEDRSIMDTMPLSPKGTIKKRSVRLKPKFTISDEPS; encoded by the coding sequence aTGCTGTCGAGGAAGGGGATCATCCCCGAGGAGTACGTGCTGACCCGGCTGGCGGAGGATGTGCCGGATCATGCCCGGTACCGCGCGCGGGAGCGGCGGGCGCGTTTTGTGGGCAAGAACGGTGCCTGCAACGTGGCCCATAAAAACATCCGGGAGCAGGGGCGCTTCCTCCAGGACGTCTTCACCACGCTGGTGGACCTCAAGTGGCCCCACACGCTGCTCATCTTCACCATGTCCTTCCTCTGCAGCTGGCTGCTCTTCGGCATGGTCTGGTGGCTCATCGCCTTCGCCCACGGGGACCTGGACCACAGCACCCGGCTGCAGCGCGACCCCGGGGAGGGGACGGCGGGGGCCCCGGCTGGCTTTGTGCCCTGCGTGACCAGCATCCACTCCTTCACCTCcgccttcctcttctccatcgAGGTGCAGGTGACGATCGGCTTTGGGGGACGCATGGTGACGGAGGAGTGCCCTGCCGCCATCCTGGTGCTGATCGTGCAGAACATCGTGGGGCTGGTGATCAACGCCATCATGCTGGGCTGCATCTTCATGAAGACCTCGCAGGCCCACCGCCGGGCCGAGACCCTCATCTTCAGCAAGCATGCGGTCATCGCCCTGCGGGAGGGCAAGCTCTGCTTCATGCTGCGGGTGGGTGACCTCCGGAAGAGCATGATCATCAGCGCCACCATCCGCATGCAGGTGGTGAAGAAGACCGCCAGCCTGGAGGGGGAGGTGGTGCCCCTCAACCAGATCGACATCCAGATGGAGAACCCCGTGGGGGGCAACAGCATCTTCCTCGTCTCCCCACTCATCATCTACCACGTGATAGACAAGAACAGCCCCCTCTACGACATCTCCCCGGTGAACCTTCACCACCACGAGGACCTGGAGATCATCGTCATCTTGGAAGGGGTGGTGGAGACCACTGGCATCACCACTCAAGCCAGAACCTCCTACCTGGCGGATGAAATCCTCTGGGGCCAAAGGTTTGTGCCCATTGTGGCAGAGGAAGATGGGCAATATTCTGTGGACTACTCTAAGTTTGGCAACACGGTGAAAGTGCCCACCCCTTCGTGCACTGCtaggcagctggaggaggacaggAGCATTATGGACACCATGCCGTTGTCCCCGAAAGGCACAATAAAGAAGAGGTCTGTCAGGCTAAAGCCCAAGTTTACCATAAGCGATGAGCCTTCCTGA